TACTGTTGAGACCGATCCGAGCGCTTTTCAGATCCGTGATATTCTCGCGGGTGAACCACAGCTAGGTGAGCACGGAATAGATGAATTCGTACCGCAGATGGTCAACCTGCAAGCACTAAATGGGATTAGCTTCAAAAAGGGCTGCTATACTGGTCAAGAAACAGTCGCTCGAATGCGCTACCTCGGCAAAAATAAGCGTGCTATGTTTATCGTACAAGGCCAATCACAAAGCCCTTTAGATATTAAAGACCTTGAAATGCAACTAGAGGAAAACAATTGGCGCAGAGCCGGTAAGGTTATTCATCAAGCATACGACTCAATAACAAAAACCTATTATGCATTGGCAGTCTTACCAAATGATTTAGAAGATTCAGCAATATTGAGACCCAAAGATAACGACTCAGTATCGCTAGCCATTAAGGCATTACCATACTCTATAGAAGATAACTAACGGAAACACTATGAAAATTGCTCAAAATGCAGTGGTGAAAATGCATTATGCTGTTTTAGATGACGATGAAAATACCATTGACAACACATTTGATGAAGAGCCGCTTGAATTTATTATTGGTACAGGTTTTTTGATTGAGGGCTTGGAAAATGCTTTGATCGACAAGCAAGCTGGTGACAAAGTCAGCGTCACTGTTAAGCCTGAGGAAGGTTATGGTGAACGCAATGATAACTTAACGCAAGCTGTGCCAAAGAGCATGTTTGAAGGCATCGACGTCGAAGTGGGCATGCAATTTCGAGCAACCACAGATGAAGGTGAACAAGCAGTCATCGTGATCGGAGTAGAAGGTGAAGAAGTCATCGTTGATGGGAACCACCCTCTATCAGGGCTTACTCTGCACTTTGATGTTGAAATATTAGAAGTGCGTGAAGCCACCGCTGATGAACTGGCACATGGCCATGTTCACAGCCCCGACGGCTGTGGCCACGACCACTAAAAAAGGCGCCTATTAGGCGCCTTTCTCTTCATTATCATGCTTTACTTTGGCTTTCATCGCCTCAAGCAACCCTGCTTGGTCTGATGTACCTAAGCGATACTTGGTACCATCGGACATACTAACTTCTACCGCTTTAAAGCCAGATGCACTATACACCCATCCATCGTGAGAAATACGAATACCAATACCATGGCGAAACGAATTAGTCACAGCACGCACTTCATCAATATCATCAAAGTGAATTGTTTTCTTGGCTATTTTCGGCCCAAACCACCAGCTCAACTGCTGTTGCTCAGTATCAACCTTAATGGTTAAACCATAAAATGCCACAGCCACTGCTAATAAGATTGCACCAAATGCAATGACACCTACGTTTGCGCCTAGTAAAACTAGCCCTATAACGACAAAAGTACTTAACCAAGCTAAAATACCCCAAATTGCCCATGCGAGTTGCGTCTTCTGATACATATTGCCTCAATCAAAACTATATACAAACGTTACACCGAGTTCGGTATCTACTTTACGTTTATCTTCTTCTGGCGCAGAATTATACCTGTATGTGTAAGAAACTTTAAGCGATAGACCTTCAATTACTTGGCTTATCAATGCCGTTTCCGAAATGCCTCGAGATCCCAAACCTGATAAAGATTCTTCATAGCTAAAATCTTGATTAAATCGAGTTCGCTTTGAAATATTACGCTCCCATTGTAGTGAAGCGCGCAACAAATGCCCTCTTTCAACTCTTTCCTCATGAGGAAGCAACTCAGTTTCATCATCAACACGATAAACAAGCACACCCGGCCCTAAATGAAAGTCGACCGTATTTTTTCGCCCTTCAAACAAGCGATTGCCATAACCAACAACAAATGTGGTGGTATATTCTCGGCCATTAAACTGATCTGCTTCATAATCACCGTAAACAAAAAACGATTCGTTATCTGCGCCAAATTTATAACTTGTTTTTGCGGATACGAAATAACGTGACGCAGTTTCGTCTTCGATGCCTGTTTCAGTATCCGTTTCGTCTGCGTAATGCCCATCTATTTTAAATTGATTGCGCCAATATTTAAAATCTTGATAAACATTGCCTTTTATTTTAAATGACGAGTTTTTTGTATTACCACTGCTCGCAATAAACCCGAACTCCATATCTCCATACAAAAACTCACCTTGATGTAGTTCATGGATCTCTTCTTCTGACAGCTCGCCATACTTATGAAAATCTTCAAACGGATCAACTGCAAATGCCTGCAAACTACAAAAAGCAGACATCAATAAAAGTAACTTCACTTTTTTCACTAAACAACTAGCTCTTTATGATTGCTTCCAGACTACATGGCAAAATGGTGCATCTAAATCTCTGCTTATCAAAACTTTAGCAAACACTTCGTCACCATCTTCAAATTCGATTCCAATTGTGACTTGTACAAAATGGGCTTTCTCTGCCTCTTGCTCAAACGCAACTATAATTTGCCAGCTATCGTCAACATCAGCCTCTTCGATGAAACCAAACTCTTCTCTATGCTCATTAAAGAGATCAATGTCTTCTTGAGATAAGTTATCCGGCGCCAGCTCAAGAAAAATGTCATATGCCTGATGTGTTACTTCTTCAATACTGCTTAGTCTTGCACTCATATCCTCACCCCTAACTAAATAAGCCAGTTAATAATACCAAAATCATCAATTTTTTTTCTACACGGATAGGGTGTATTAAATAAATTTAACGCCAAATAGCAGTTACATATACAGCAAAATTAGCTTAAATTAGGTATAAATTTATATGCGGACCCTGCATGTACCCAATAAAACCACAAACTAGAAAAGTTAGACTTTTTACTCTAAAATTTTATTGAAGAATAAAAATAATAAAAATGGAGCTATTATGGTGCAGTTCGAGACTATCGAAAATATTGCGTGGGTCACACTAAAACGCGCAGAAAAACAAAACGCCCTGTCATTTGAAATGTTCAAGCAGCTTGACCAAATTATTCACAAGGTTCGTGCTAATCGTCAAATAAGAGCCGTGATTATACAAAGTGAAGGTGAACACTTTTGCTCTGGACTCGATGTACAAAGTGTTATCAAACGTCCAAGTCATATATTCAAGCTGTTAATCAAATTGCTCCCAGGTAACCAAAACTTGGTACAGCGTGTCGTGTTAGGTTGGCGTACTTTACCTGTTCCTGTCTATGCCATTTTACAAGGTAACTGCCTTGGTGGCGGGCTACATATCGCACTTGGCGCCGACTTTCGGATCGCTAAACCAAATACGCAAGTCGCAATCATGGAGTCAAGGTGGGGGCTTTGTCCAGATATGGGCACCAGTATCATTTTACCTTCTTATGTTAACCAAGATAACGCTCTGCTCTTGGCAATGAGTGCCGAGCGCATAAACGCACATCAAGCTAAGGAGTATGGCCTTGTAACAGTGGTTCATGACAATCCAATAGACTACATTGAGCAACAGATTAACTCTTTACGTCAGCACTCTCCCGATGCTTTGGCTGCAATCAAGCAACTCTATAATCGCGCATATCATCCCCCATCGAGAAGGTTGTTGTTTCTTGAAACCTGGTATCAAATTAAATTGCTATGCACAAAAAACACTCGTATCGCCATGAAAAATGGTGTAAAAGGAAGTGATAGTAAACCTTATTTTAAACGTGCAAAGTGGAAATAGATCGCTCTTTGTCAAACGCTTATTAATAAATCACCAGTGCAAATATTCCATTACCTATTCGGCATGTTCTACATTGTTATATGCCTCTATAGTGCCAAAATGCTCATCGCATTAACCGGGCTTAATTTCCCTGCTCCTTTGGTGGGGTTAATAGTATTGTTTCTACTACTTCAATTTAACATCGTGAGCCCAGAGAAACTTGCCCCAACAAGCCAGATATTAATCAAATATTTACCACTATTTTTTATTCCTGTTGGAGTTGGCTTTATCAGTTATATTTCTATACTCACTGAACATATATTGTTGATAGGCCTATTACTTACCTTACTTCCTTTAATCTTATTGTTTTGCGTAGGCAAACTTGCAGCAAAAGGTAAGTACCGTGATTAGCCTGCTGATATGCGCTTTAACAACTTTACTTTTTTTGACCACAAGAAAAGTTTACCTCACTTGGCCAAGTCCACTGCTTAACCCTGTGTTGATCTGTATCGCAATCATTAGTGCTTTGCTGCTCATCTTAGGGGGGAACTATGACAATTACTTTCAAGCCAGTATGCCTATTGATTGGCTCTTAGAGCCAGCAGTTGTTGCACTTGCTTACCCGCTATATCAGCAATTCACATACATAAAACCGGTTTTTGCCTTGCTCACATTTTGTGCCTTTGCTGGTATTTCACTGTCTACACTCATCGCGTTTATATTATGTGTTTTGCTTAATGCAGACGATGTCTTGACCAGTACCATGATGGCTTTATCTGTCACTACTCCCATTACATTACTCATTACAGAATCTTTAGGTGGTTTACCCAGCATCGCGGCAGCAATGGTTATTTTGATAGGCGTCTTTGGTGGTGTATTTGGTGTTTATAGCCTGTCACTATTCAATGTCACCCAACCGCAAGCAAGAGGGATCGCTCTCGGTGTCAGCTGTCATGCTATTGGTACGGCCGCAGCCATGGAGCACCACCCTCTAGCTGGTGCTTTCGCTTCTGCCGCAATGATACTCAGTGCCATCATCAGTGCTTTTTGGGTGCCTGTACTATTTACTATACTCAATCACTTAACCAGTTAACTCACTCACACTATACATCAAGGAGCCTATCTTGATAGAGCAAGAAATCGCCCAGTTTGAGAAATACTACGACATGATACGCACGTACTTGCTCACCTATAGTATGCAATTGCTTGCGGCTATATTCATCATCGTCTTTGGTTTGTGGCTGGCCAAAAAATTAGCGGGTGCAACGCATACGCTCATGGCTAGGCACAACATTGATATTACCTTAACCAACTTTGTATCTAATGTAGTCAAGGTCATCGTGGTGACCATGTTCATCATCATTGCATTAGGCAAAATTGGCATCAGCGTCACGCCGTTTGTAGCGGCAATTGGTGCCGCTTCGCTTGGTGCGGGTCTTGCTGTACAAGGTATGCTGTCAAATTATGGCGCTGGCCTTGCGCTGATAGCAACACGCCCTTTCGTCGTTGGCGACACAATTTCAATTAAAGGAGTCAGCGGCCAAGTGAAATCAATTGAGCTCGGTCATACTATTTTAATCAATGAGCAGAAAGTCGAAATAACCGTACCTAACAAACATATCATTGGTGAAGTCTTGCATAACTCTTTTAATTATTCGCACGTAGAAGGCCAAATAGGTATCGCTTATAGTGCCTCCGCCGATACAGCAATTTCAGTGATCAAAAACATCCTGAGTAATGAAGATAATGTGGCTAAAGATCCAGCGCCACAAGTCGGTATTGAGGAGTTTGCAGATAGTTCAGTAATCATAAGCTACCGATATTGGACACCCACAATTTCTTTAATTGAAAACAAGCTCAATGTTAATCAGGCTATTTATCAAGCCTTCAAAGATGCGCATATCGAAATTCCATTTCCTCAGCGTGTTATCACTATTAAATCAAATGCATCAAAGCTAGATTAAGCTCACAGTGAGTCAGTGGTTGATACCACTGACTCACTGCAATTACACAGTTCACCAAAACAAAAAAGCCATTGATTAACCCTTAACATAGTTCTATGCTGGATACGTTTTGTTTACAAAACATACAACATGTAAAAGGAGAAAAACAATGAGAAAAAGCAATATGAGCTGCTTGCTCGGTAGTAGCGTACTGCTGCTATCAAGCATGCAAATCCTAGCTGCAAACTGCACAGGCTTGGCCATTTGGCAAGCAACCGAGGTCTATCGTGCTGGAGATCAAATCAAGCATTTAAATAGTGCTTTCGAAGCTAGATGGTATAGCCAAAATGAAAGCCCTCAGCAAAACTCTGGAGACTACCGGGTTTGGAAAAACTTAGGTGTTTGCGGTGATAATCAAAGCCCTGAAGTGGCCTTGTTAACCCCCACTCAAGGGAGTGTTTTCAAATTAAATGACAGCGTTGTCTTATCCGCCAGCGCATCTGATCCAGACGGCGCGATTGGCCAAGTCGAGTTTTTTATCGATGATGTCTCCGTTGGGTTTGACAATCAAGCACCGTACCAAGTCAATTGGGTCGCTCAATTGGGCCCACATGTTGTATCAGCGGTCGCGACTGATGATAAAGGTGCAAGCCAAACAAGTTCGGTTAACATTGAAGTTAAAGATGCCAATAGCAATACGCCTCCAGCCATTGAGCTGAACTCACCGGGCAATAATGATCAGTATACACTCGGTGACGTTGTGCGGATTGCAGCAACTGCAACCGATCCAGATGGTTCGGTTGCCGGCGCATCAATATCTATCAATAATACTGAAGTTGCCACATTTGCCAACGGCAATATTGCTTATGACTGGGTAAGTGATGTCACCGGGCAAGTGCAAATAAAAATCTCGGCAAACGATGATAAAAACGCTTCCAGCGATGCCATCGTGAACATCAAAGTCGCCTCGACTTCACAGGGCGGGTGTGCAGGACTCAAGTCATACCAAGCAGGCCAAGCGTACCAAAATGGTGAGCTTGTCTCACATAACAATAGAAAATACCGCTGTGATGTTAGCGGTTGGTGTAGCTCGAATGCTCAGTGGGCGTACGAGCCGGGTGTAGGTCAACACTGGGCTGATGCTTGGAGTGATTTAGGCATTTGTGCCATCGCACCTGAAATTCGCTTTGTATCCCCGCAACCAAATAGTACTTTACTGCAAGGACAAGCCAGTGAAGTTAAAGTTACGGCGAGTGACGCGGACGGCACTGTCACACAATTGGATGTCTACGCCGACCAAACCTTGTTAGGTAGCTTTACTAACGGAACTGCGACTATTAATTGGCAGCCTACAATGCTCGGTGCTGTTACTTTATCTGCCAATGCGACAGATAACGAAGGTAATGTTGGTACTCAACAGGTACAAGTGAATATTACAGACAAGCCAGTTGTAGTTGATTTAACCTCACCTACCGCAGGTACCCAATATGTGATAGGTGATGCAGTAAACCTCACTGCCCAGGCACAAGCACTGACAGGCACAATCAGCAGCGTTGATTTTTATGCCAATGGCATGTTGCTAGGTAGTGATGCAACATCACCATATACATGGACATATACACCAGCAGTACTTGGCAATCAGACACTTACAGCCATTGCCAAAGACAGTGCAGGTAACCAAGCAACTAGCGCAGGTACAACTATCAACGTCATCGATAAGCCAATTGGTAAAACACATAAACTGATAGGTTATTGGCATAACTTTGTTAATCCAGCTGGCTGCCCTATCCCACTAGCACAAATGTCTCCTGCATGGGATATTATTGATATTGCTTTTGCAGAAAATGACCGAAACTCTGATGGAACGGTACACTTCAAACCATTTGAAAAAGATATTCGCTCTAACTGTCCACCGATTGACCCTATGCAATTCAAAGCCGATATGAAAGCGCTACAAGCGCAAGGGAAAATCTTTGTTCTAAGCTTGGGTGGCGCGGAAGGTACAATCACGCTCAACACAGATGCTGATGAAGCAAAATTTGTGTCTAGTTTAACTAACATCATTCAAGAGTGGGGATTTGACGGTCTAGATATTGATTTGGAAAGTGGCTCTAATTTGGTGCATGGCTCCCAAATACAAGCTCGCCTACCACGTGCACTTAAGCAAATTGAGCAAAATATGGGTGGAAATATGGTGCTTACAATGGCTCCTGAACACCCTTATGTACATGGCGGAATGATAGCTTACACAGGTATTTGGGGCGCTTATATCCCGCTGATTGACGCGCTCAGAGATACGTTAGATCTGCTTCATGTGCAACTTTACAATAACGGCGGGTTACCTAATCCATACGAGCCAGGCAGCGCACCAGAAGGCTCTGTAAACATGATGGTCGCACACGCTAAAATGCTCATCGAAGGGTTTGACTTAGCCGATGGTACACGCTTTGCCCCGCTAAGAGACGACCAAGTGGCTATCGGATTACCTTCAGGGCCTAAATCGGCCAACTCTGGCCAAGCGCCTACTGCCAACATCATCGCTGCGTTAGACTGTCTCACTAAAGGTCTTAGCTGCGGTACTATTAAACCAGCGTTTAACTACCCCAGCTTTGGGGGTGTGATGACCTGGTC
This genomic window from Pseudoalteromonas luteoviolacea contains:
- a CDS encoding FKBP-type peptidyl-prolyl cis-trans isomerase; the encoded protein is MKIAQNAVVKMHYAVLDDDENTIDNTFDEEPLEFIIGTGFLIEGLENALIDKQAGDKVSVTVKPEEGYGERNDNLTQAVPKSMFEGIDVEVGMQFRATTDEGEQAVIVIGVEGEEVIVDGNHPLSGLTLHFDVEILEVREATADELAHGHVHSPDGCGHDH
- a CDS encoding DUF481 domain-containing protein; its protein translation is MSAFCSLQAFAVDPFEDFHKYGELSEEEIHELHQGEFLYGDMEFGFIASSGNTKNSSFKIKGNVYQDFKYWRNQFKIDGHYADETDTETGIEDETASRYFVSAKTSYKFGADNESFFVYGDYEADQFNGREYTTTFVVGYGNRLFEGRKNTVDFHLGPGVLVYRVDDETELLPHEERVERGHLLRASLQWERNISKRTRFNQDFSYEESLSGLGSRGISETALISQVIEGLSLKVSYTYRYNSAPEEDKRKVDTELGVTFVYSFD
- a CDS encoding DUF440 family protein — its product is MSARLSSIEEVTHQAYDIFLELAPDNLSQEDIDLFNEHREEFGFIEEADVDDSWQIIVAFEQEAEKAHFVQVTIGIEFEDGDEVFAKVLISRDLDAPFCHVVWKQS
- a CDS encoding crotonase/enoyl-CoA hydratase family protein → MVQFETIENIAWVTLKRAEKQNALSFEMFKQLDQIIHKVRANRQIRAVIIQSEGEHFCSGLDVQSVIKRPSHIFKLLIKLLPGNQNLVQRVVLGWRTLPVPVYAILQGNCLGGGLHIALGADFRIAKPNTQVAIMESRWGLCPDMGTSIILPSYVNQDNALLLAMSAERINAHQAKEYGLVTVVHDNPIDYIEQQINSLRQHSPDALAAIKQLYNRAYHPPSRRLLFLETWYQIKLLCTKNTRIAMKNGVKGSDSKPYFKRAKWK
- a CDS encoding CidA/LrgA family protein, with the protein product MLIALTGLNFPAPLVGLIVLFLLLQFNIVSPEKLAPTSQILIKYLPLFFIPVGVGFISYISILTEHILLIGLLLTLLPLILLFCVGKLAAKGKYRD
- a CDS encoding LrgB family protein is translated as MTTRKVYLTWPSPLLNPVLICIAIISALLLILGGNYDNYFQASMPIDWLLEPAVVALAYPLYQQFTYIKPVFALLTFCAFAGISLSTLIAFILCVLLNADDVLTSTMMALSVTTPITLLITESLGGLPSIAAAMVILIGVFGGVFGVYSLSLFNVTQPQARGIALGVSCHAIGTAAAMEHHPLAGAFASAAMILSAIISAFWVPVLFTILNHLTS
- a CDS encoding mechanosensitive ion channel family protein yields the protein MIEQEIAQFEKYYDMIRTYLLTYSMQLLAAIFIIVFGLWLAKKLAGATHTLMARHNIDITLTNFVSNVVKVIVVTMFIIIALGKIGISVTPFVAAIGAASLGAGLAVQGMLSNYGAGLALIATRPFVVGDTISIKGVSGQVKSIELGHTILINEQKVEITVPNKHIIGEVLHNSFNYSHVEGQIGIAYSASADTAISVIKNILSNEDNVAKDPAPQVGIEEFADSSVIISYRYWTPTISLIENKLNVNQAIYQAFKDAHIEIPFPQRVITIKSNASKLD
- a CDS encoding Ig-like domain-containing protein, whose amino-acid sequence is MRKSNMSCLLGSSVLLLSSMQILAANCTGLAIWQATEVYRAGDQIKHLNSAFEARWYSQNESPQQNSGDYRVWKNLGVCGDNQSPEVALLTPTQGSVFKLNDSVVLSASASDPDGAIGQVEFFIDDVSVGFDNQAPYQVNWVAQLGPHVVSAVATDDKGASQTSSVNIEVKDANSNTPPAIELNSPGNNDQYTLGDVVRIAATATDPDGSVAGASISINNTEVATFANGNIAYDWVSDVTGQVQIKISANDDKNASSDAIVNIKVASTSQGGCAGLKSYQAGQAYQNGELVSHNNRKYRCDVSGWCSSNAQWAYEPGVGQHWADAWSDLGICAIAPEIRFVSPQPNSTLLQGQASEVKVTASDADGTVTQLDVYADQTLLGSFTNGTATINWQPTMLGAVTLSANATDNEGNVGTQQVQVNITDKPVVVDLTSPTAGTQYVIGDAVNLTAQAQALTGTISSVDFYANGMLLGSDATSPYTWTYTPAVLGNQTLTAIAKDSAGNQATSAGTTINVIDKPIGKTHKLIGYWHNFVNPAGCPIPLAQMSPAWDIIDIAFAENDRNSDGTVHFKPFEKDIRSNCPPIDPMQFKADMKALQAQGKIFVLSLGGAEGTITLNTDADEAKFVSSLTNIIQEWGFDGLDIDLESGSNLVHGSQIQARLPRALKQIEQNMGGNMVLTMAPEHPYVHGGMIAYTGIWGAYIPLIDALRDTLDLLHVQLYNNGGLPNPYEPGSAPEGSVNMMVAHAKMLIEGFDLADGTRFAPLRDDQVAIGLPSGPKSANSGQAPTANIIAALDCLTKGLSCGTIKPAFNYPSFGGVMTWSINWDKYDGYNFSKPIGDKLTQMNQGN